Part of the Nicotiana sylvestris chromosome 2, ASM39365v2, whole genome shotgun sequence genome, GTTGGTGAAAAAGAAGGGCTCGAGCTAGAGAATATGCGTTGATTATCGCAAGCTAAATGAGATCACAGTAAAAAACAAGTATCCAATCCCAATAATAGAAGATTTGCTAGATGAATTACAAGGTGCTCGATTATATTCGAAATTGGACTTGCGATCCGGGTACCACCAAATTCAAGTGAGGGAGGGGGATGAGTTCAAAACAGCTTTCAGAACCCACCACAGCCTCTGGGAATTAGTGTTagagatttttacctatctataccatatatcaaatcttattaccaaaaatgttcataatttgttatttacccgtgtagtccacacttttactacaaattatataccaatccaaaaataggtAGATTTTGCCATTAAAAAAAGCCCTAAAATGAAGGCACCAGATCTGATGTGATTCTATCAACGATTTTATTCAAATTTTGAAACTGAAGGAGATCTCTCTTCCTGATGAAGGCACCAGATCTGATGAAGGCACCAGTTGCGtaattctctccttcctcaacAGAAAGAGATCTCTCTTCTCTCACGGGACTACAATTCTCAAAAATCGCAAGCTACTGAAGCTCAATACAAATTGTAGAATACAAAATTGCTCTTTGTCGATATCAGTACTCAAATTGTAGAAACTATATCTGTTCTTCGTCTTTTTTCCTATCAACTACACGAAAtcatgtcaaaaatcccaataaTGCTGAAATCGAATGGTAATTGGGATAACTATGGCAGATTTAGAGATTTTGAAGTTGATGCCATTGTGGTAGATGATAATGCAAGCTACGGAATTCTCAGTTCTACAATTGCAGAACAATTATCGATTGATACATCGgataaaattatagaaatcaaatacattgtgaaCGAGAATTGTCCTCCAATGGAGATTAGGAATGATATGGGGGTTCGTGTGTACATGGAAaccaaaaaggagaataaaaacttaggttcgtatcctttatgtataagcgtaagagatttcaatatggaattggcaATCAACAATGAAAGCACCAGTGCAGGTATGTTTGATTCGACATTGCAGAGAGTTATGGTGTTACTATGTtatctacaatattactacaattacctacaattaaactacaaagcTCACATAGTACTGAAAAGGATAAAGCAATGTTGCTTTCAAAATTATCTACATAGAAACTACATTTATGAATTTATTGTTTGCAGGTTCGTCTGGATCCCTAAACTTACTTGAATTTCCATCCTCACCAGCTATAGaggaatatcaaagtgaaataataactgaatCTACGCAAACATATATTGAAGAAGGACAAGTTTATCAGGACAAGCAAACAGTAGCTGCTGCAATGAAGAATTATTCAGTGATGCACAAGTTCCAGTTCAGAGTAAAAAGATCTAGTCATAGAAGGTATGTAGTTATTTGTGGATAATATATCAGCAAAATCAGTGTATGATTGAATATAGGTGGGTTttataaattgtagataaattgtagtcaGTTTGTAGTTAATTGTAGTTTTTCATAAATTTGTGTAAATATTGTATTTCTTTTGTAGCTATTGACTTATATGTGTTGCTGAAAGCTGTAAATGGCATTTCAAGGCAATGTCAATTAATGATTCGGCAATGTTCAAGATAAGAAGTTTCAGCCGTCAACACACATGTTGCCTAATGGACGAAACATTCATACAGCGCAAACGTACTGCAGCAGTACTTGGTAGCATGGTCGTTCCAAAGTATTGTGATCCTAAGACTGTTTACACACCAAAGGACATACAAACTGACATGTTATCCGAACATGGACTGAAcctaagctacatgcaagcatggagagcaaaggaaaaagctttacagtttttgagagggaatccgtgtgactcctacaacaaattacccaaatatttttatattcttgagaagaattatccttgtTCTGTTGTTAAATTGAAGAAGGCAGCAGATGATTGCTTCTTATacgcatttgttgctctttgtacaTCAATAAATGATTGGCAACATTGTAGGCCGGTAGTAGTGGTTGATGGGACATTCTTAAAGTTAGCCTACAGGGGGGTTATACTGACAGCAAGCACCATGGATGCAGCAGGTAAATAATGGAATAATTTTGTACTTATTTTGTAGACAGTCTTTAAAATGCAGTtaaattgtagttatgttgtagttattttgtagttatATAAAAGAATGTAGTTAACATGTCTATATTTCTCAATATATATTGTAGTTGTTATTTAATCATATTTTATGTCTTAAAAATGTAGGTACTATTTTTCCCTTGGCATATGCTGTGGTTGATTCTGAAAACGACGCGTCTTGGAagtggttctttgagcaattcaaggaGGCATATGGTGAAAGACCTTCAATGTGTGTTGTTTCAGATAGGCATGAGAGTATACTGAAGGCAACATCAGTTGTCTTATCCGGGCATGGCACACTACTCTTGCATGTGGCATATATGGACAAATAtaaggtcaaaattcaagaagggacatctacaattacatgaattgtactttgctacagcacggtcatacactctggatgaatttaatgaaaggatgttGAAGATTGAAGAGGTAGACCTGCGTGTAAAGTCTTACCTATAtgatattggctatcatagatggtCAAGAGTACATGCAACGGTGAATAGAACTTTTACTATGACGTCAAACATTGCCGAGTCGTTGAATGTTGTAACAAAAGATCCAAGAGAGCCGCCAATATTTGATATATTTGAGTATATGAGGACTCTTCTTGAACGTTGGACAAAAGAAAAGTTATCGAAGGCAAAGGGTACTTTCACATACCTTGGTCACAAATACAACAAAGAAATGGAAGACAACAGTACATTATCTCAGAAACTAAgggtaagatattttttttttggtgcaGGAGAATCAAAAAAGTACTAGCTGCAGTGTTTCCAGATTGTAGTTAAACTGTAGTCAAATTGTCGGTAATAATAGTTTGTAGATGAGCTGTAATATATTTGTTGCTGATTTGTAGGTAAATTGTTGATAATCCATTTTAATGATtgatgtattattatttctgtttggtcttcaattgtaggtgagggcttcaacagatcatatacatactgtgttagatggtgtgaagcggtacattgtgtgtctagaaaacaagaaatgtagctgtggacaattccaacttgatgaacttCCATGTGCGCATGCTTTGGCAGCATTAAGGCATAGGAATGAAACATACGAAAACTATTGCTCTCCGTATTACACAAGGAAGAGCCTTCTGCTTACCTATGAAATGCCAGTAAATCCTCTTCCTGATGAAGGCAAATGGGATGTGCCACAACATATTTTGGATGAGGTAGTAAAGCCACCGGCGGGAGATAAAAGGCAGCCAGGGAGACCTCACAAGGAAAGATATAAAACATTTGATGAAATAAAGTCAAAGAAATACAAGGTGTCATGTGGCAATTGTGGAggtgaagggcataacaaaagaaCTTGCAAGAATGCGCCGAAAAAGAAATGAATATCATGTAGTTAGAATAGTTATTCAAAATAAATGTTAGTGAGCTCAAATTATCGGATTTTCTTGTGTAATTGTTTAAGTTTTTGAAGATGAATAAGAAGTATAAACATCAATTTGTGTATCTGCACTATTTATGTTTTTATGTATTCTGTCAAGCATCTAAAGTTGTCTTTTTTTATAGAATAGTTAAACTTTAATATTTACTATATACAAAAAAACTAATATTAATAAAGAATGCATTCAACGTTAATTGTATCCAGATTGTAGTGAATATGTAGTTTAACTGTGTTAGAACTGTAGTCTTGTTATTCATATGTAGAGGAGTTGTAGTTAAAATGTAGTTTAACGTAGTTTAAATGtagataaattgaatttttttgatAAACCTTGTTGATAAAAGATGGCTAAATTATTTATATGATTCctgtatttattttatctttatgtTGTGTAACAAATGACAGTTATATACAGATATTACTTGGCACTTGAAGGTATTTATAAAAATAACTTGAAGATTAAAGTCAAATTGTAAGACAAAGTTGTTGCTGTAAAAATGTAATCAGAGTACTCGAGTATAATGTAATCAACAAAAAGTGTTGTAGAAAACCAAAACGACATATTTCCTACATTGTTTTCCAATTCaactaccaaatttcacagaccaaACTAGGAACACAATAGTCTATTTCTTCTTTCGTTGCACTCTAGTCCTCTCGTTTTTTGCCGGAGCACCCTTCCTCCTTGCTAGCCTGCCAGTAACCTCACTCTCACTGATTGACCcatcttcttgcttctttgttGCATAGTCCCACAGTAGAGCTCCATAGCGTCTACGGTGTTGGTCAATATCAGAAAGATCTTCCTTTGGGATTGCCAAATCTCCAAGGCTAACATACTCCGCAAATGCAGccacaaatacaccacaatcgctgcataagatgagaattttttattatataacaaatgattaaaataaaataattaaacataTAGAAAGGGAGATTATTTTTTTACATTGAGCCTTCCTTTTGTTGTGGAATCTCAGCAACCATCCATTGTATGTCGAGAGGGTCCGTAACTGGTTTCTTGATGTATGCCTTTGTGGTCTTGAAGTTAATGTCTTTACGTTTACCATAGAAACCAGTGCATGACAAATACAGAGGGATAATGATTGAAAACTTGTCAACCAATGTCTCAACTGTTTTATGACGGTTTGCTCTCACCATGGAATCATAAACATAAAGTTGTCTGTCCTTTATGTCAAAAACTAGCAACAACCAATGGAAGTTCTCTACAAGGTTCACAGGTATGAGCACATAGTCAACAAGATCCCAGGCAACATTAGCAAGAATTCTGTACCCAAGAATATATTCTCCAACATCATCCTCGGGTTTAACAACCGAATACCTTTGTTCCGGTGGAGAACTTATGAACTTGTCATAGATTCTTTCAATCTTTGTCTTGAACAAGCAATCCGTGGTTGTGAACCTAGTATTATTGTTGGGCCCATATTTGCCTCTTTTTCGCAGATAATACATAATAACATCAATGTGCTgccaaaatagaataaacatataCAATAAGGTACGGTGTAACCACACTTGTCTACAAAACAGCTACAGATTAACTACAATTTGAATTTATTAAAAACTCTAACAGATTGCTGCAAATTAGCTACACTATAACTACAGAAATATAACAGTTAGTCCAAGTACCTCACAAAATGTAATTTAATTGTAGTTTGTATGAACCATAGTGAACAAGTACTATATGTACAATTGACCCATCAGACTACAAAACAACTACACATTAACTATATTTATGCACTTGTCTACATTTATTCACTATACAGAGGAACAAATGAAACATACCACCTAACTTAAGGTCCCAATAATCAGCAAGTTCAACCTACAGTTAATATTAATAGGCACAATCACAAgctctacaatattactacaaggTAACTACAGTTGTGGTACACAGAGATTCCAAGTcagtcaaaagtaccaaaattccaGTTTGTACATACAATCATCATCACATATGATACATAAGGTCCATAAAAAGCAAAATTTCACAGCTGAGACATAAATATAGTAACATATATATGTtgtctacaatattactacaattaCACATCATAGCTGAAAAATAAACTACAATTACACTACACAGCTGAAGACAAAACAGATATTGTGAATGATTATGTTCTTTATACTTACTGTGTTATTGATGACTTGTCCAGGGTGAGCAAGGGCATAAAACCAGTCCTTCTTATCAATCTTTTCacaaccaaaatccaaccaaggcttgatttggttatccTTCTTGGAAAAGTAATATTTCCTCCTGTAataacaaaaaaatatcaaatacaaaaaattgacAAAATGAATTACAATTTTAAAGTATAAAAATGGTGAACAGACAGTGTAAAATGAAGCATTCATACCTCCTAGATACTTTATCACTACGAATGTATAACCAGTTGGTGAACCTTTCTGTCAATTCAGGATCTACATTTTCACCTATGACACTTGTGAAGGGGTGCTTGAGGTAAAAAAATTTAGGTCCGCCAGATGTGCTGCCTCCAGAACTATACAAAGATGTGAAAGGTGATCGTGCATGTTTTCCCAGTTGCCTGGTTCTACCGGGATGAACAGGGGTTGATTCATCTGGTATGGGCTCGCCATACATGTCCAACTGTGATAAGTTTTCTGGCAACTCAAAGTCATCCAATGTCAAACCTTTGTTGTCAATGCCTCTAGGAACAACTTTTTTATCAATGCCTTCAGGAACAACTTCAGTCACAGTCACACCGTGAATTGGCGACTGTGGAACTTCACCTTCTGTAGATAAGTGTAGATCTATGTAGATATGAACAATATTATGGAGTTATAGAGAATATAGAGAATATATTACCTGCTTGTTGTGCCTCAGCTACTTCATCAATTACTGGTTCTTCCTCAATATTTCCTTGTAGATGTTCTGCTGAAACTTCAGCTTGAATGAATAATTGGAAATGAGAATTGTAGATATATGTAGGAATATGTAGTTAAggtgtaaattattaaaattttgcatAAAAACCTTATTGTAATGAAGGAATGGTTCTGTACCTGCTTTATATGCCTCAGCTGCTTCTTGGAAGTCAGGATATAAGTCAACATATGGTTGAAAATGTTCTGGAGAAATTGTAGCAGCAACACATagtaaaaaaatgattagtataatTAAATAATGCTGTCTTGAAATTTGTAGATATGTATGTAGGAATTTTGTAGATACCTGTATTGCTTGTGCTTCCATGCAGTTGATCACCAGCATTGAACTGGAATTGCTGGTTGTTCTCTCCTTGATGTTGGTAATTATTTTTTGTTGAACTACCAGCAAACTACAATTTTGGGGAATATTTGAGACTACTTTATTCATATGTCTTAATTAGTCTTAGTACAAAATTATATGTAAATTCTTACCTTTGACTCGTCCAAATCAAACCTCTTGTTTATCACattcataacacccttcaaagaTTGATCTATGAGCTCTCGAAGGCTTGAGAGTTCCTCAAAAACATCCTTCCTAAAGGTATCTAACTTTCCATCAAcctaaaaattaaatatataattagttggtaATCTTATTCTAACTGCTACAGTTACACTACAATTCAACAAACTATAATTGTTATAGATTTATACcacaaattaactacaatgtaTAACATACTATAATTGTTATGTAATGAAGTCAAAATGTAGCAAATTATGTCAATATATTGTAGTTATTCATAATACCTGCACAATCCCCTTTTCCAACTTCCTGAGCTTGCTACTGACAGATTCAATGTCCTCTTGACAATCTGTATATTTGGGTTCAAATGATGGAGAAGCAGCAGTTGGAACATGTGATGGTTGAGCACCATGTTCATCTTCATATTGAATCTTGTCTGGCAGATTAAGCACTCCAAGCTCTTCTCCAGATTCAATCATGTTTGTGAACTGAATGATGAAAATAACAGTTAATTCAAGTGACAAAAAAATGTAGATTCAATGTAGTTATTATGAATGTAATTGTAGCATCATACAAAAGTGGAAAAAAATACCTTGATCCACTCAGGCTTGATCATCTTCTCTTCAATTGCAGTTAACCAAATCTGCCCCTTTGTAGCTGACCATCTTAAAATGCGAGGTATAGATTCAGAACATCTCGTAGCAAGCTCGGTGCTGACGGACGAGCAACACTCATATAGCCACACTTGCAAGGCTAATGAGCATCCCCGTATCAGATAAGAATGTACATGGGGATTAAGACGATGTCGGACAGATTCAATAACCTGCTTGAAGGATTTGATACCCCATGGGTATGACTCAAAATTACCAGACTCTATTAGAAAGAACATAAACTTGTCTATGAAAGTCACATGGTCTTTAtcagaaggacaaacaaaaaattCCAACATATAAAGAATGCACAACTTCACCGCATCCACATCGTTTGCCCATGCTTTATTAGTCActacatttttcaaatgccatttCTCAACCCTTTCTTTGTTCGGAAAATATGTATTCATTAAAGGGCTAACATAGGTGGAAGTGTAACCATAGTCTGAAAACTTATTCACACAATTAAGACCAGTTATCAACCCAAATTCTCtcaaggaaaaattcaatttttcaccCTTAAATAGTACTGAAAAATATGAGTCAGTAGACTTTGTCAATTCATACTTCATCAGAAGATGAAGTGATTGGTTTTGCATACAGATTGTGGGGAGACCTAATAAGTAACCAAAACAAGTTTTTTTGAAAACCCTTAAAGCATTCGGAGAGAGTAAAGCTTGTATCTGGCTAGGTATGCTAGGATCACACAAACTGTGGAATCTAAGCACACCATAATCAACATTTTGTTGTGCAAAGTAAGGTCCATTCTgtagaaaatataaaattaatgaaCATTAGTAGTTTGCATAAAAAGGAAGCAGTAAGCTACATATAACTACATGacaaatacaaaatataactagAAGAAGAATAGCCTACCCACACCTATAACTACAAAAAaataacagaagaacaatgcACGTGTAAACATTATCCACAGGATGTAACAGTTACTTCAAGTATCTCACATAAATGTAGATTAACTGTAGTTAGAATGAAGTTAAATATATGAGCTATACAGGCTACAATAAAAAATATCATATCTACAATTTAACCATCAGACTAcacatcaactacaaactaactacatttatacactgtctaagagtcacagttccaattaaactacaaaattgagacaaagaatCTACAAAACAGTTACTTCAAGTAACTCACAAAATGTAGATTAATTGTATTTAGAATGAAGTTAAATGTAGCAGCAATACAGGTTGCAATGAAAAATACCATCTCTACAATTTAACGATCAGACTAcaaatcaactacaaactaactacagTTATAGACTGTCTAATAATCACAGTTCTATTAAACCTACAAAATTGCgacaaataatctacaaaattAGGACAATACCACATTTGGCCAAAAAACACTTGAACACTAAATTAACACTTGAACAACAGATTTTTACAACCAAAAAAActacaaaacagtgaggaaacataAATAGTGtttacctttattgaaattttttggtgaaccaattttggtactttttttAGGGTTTCTTCTTTTTTGGTTTTGATGAAGAAGGAGAGACCTTGTGTTTTTTCACAGATGGAACTTTAGGGGAATTATCTACAAAATCGTCATCTACACTCAACTCTTTCCCCTTGCGTTTGAGTTGTTTCTCGACTAGTTTATCAACTCCACCAACATCAACATCGTGCAAATGCTTGCTTCTCATTTCCACACGAATTTGTCTAGGAGATGAAATACCAGTAGTTTGTTCACTTGCATGCGTCGATTGTGGGTTTTTGGGTGGTGATTTTGGTGTTAAAACACCCAAATCAAAGGTTGGAATATCAGCTAATATagcttttgatgatttttttgggGGAGTGTtggtttttttcatgatttaggaGTTGAAGACAAAGATGGAAGTGAATTCAAATCGT contains:
- the LOC104224317 gene encoding uncharacterized protein, whose product is MTSNIAESLNVVTKDPREPPIFDIFEYMRTLLERWTKEKLSKAKGTFTYLGHKYNKEMEDNSTLSQKLRVRASTDHIHTVLDGVKRYIVCLENKKCSCGQFQLDELPCAHALAALRHRNETYENYCSPYYTRKSLLLTYEMPVNPLPDEGKWDVPQHILDEVVKPPAGDKRQPGRPHKERYKTFDEIKSKKYKVSCGNCGGEGHNKRTCKNAPKKK